A genomic stretch from Hydrogenimonas urashimensis includes:
- a CDS encoding PhnA domain-containing protein, with product MSVKDTLMARSGGRCELCGSEKELSVLEVQPSDGSAEKSILVCRVCREQIEDPSEMDPNHWHCLNESMWSTEPAVQVTAYRLLKRLAPTEGWAQDLLDMLYLEPEVQAWAEAEEQGVPEREPTRDSNGTILQEGDSVTIIKDLDVKGAGFTAKRGTVVKNIHLTDNPEQIEGRVNGVKIVLLSKFLKKA from the coding sequence ATGAGTGTAAAAGATACATTGATGGCACGAAGCGGTGGCAGATGCGAACTGTGCGGGAGCGAGAAGGAGTTGAGCGTTCTGGAGGTGCAGCCTTCCGACGGCAGTGCGGAAAAGTCGATCCTTGTCTGCCGGGTCTGCCGGGAGCAGATCGAAGATCCGTCGGAGATGGATCCCAACCACTGGCACTGCCTCAACGAGAGCATGTGGAGTACCGAACCGGCTGTGCAGGTGACGGCGTACCGCCTGCTTAAGCGACTCGCTCCCACCGAGGGGTGGGCGCAGGATCTGCTCGATATGCTCTATCTGGAGCCGGAAGTGCAGGCGTGGGCCGAAGCCGAAGAGCAGGGCGTCCCAGAGCGCGAGCCGACGCGCGATAGCAACGGAACTATCCTTCAAGAGGGTGATTCGGTGACGATCATCAAGGATCTCGATGTCAAAGGAGCCGGATTTACCGCCAAACGCGGCACTGTCGTCAAAAACATCCATCTTACCGACAATCCCGAACAGATCGAAGGGCGTGTCAACGGTGTAAAGATCGTTCTTCTTAGCAAATTTCTCAAAAAGGCGTGA
- a CDS encoding chorismate mutase: MEIKKCETLEELRKEVDKVDEMIVELIAVRNDYIKQAANFKHTVDEIKADERIEDVLNHVRHKALTLGVSPNMVADIYKQMIDAMVETEIAEFRNRGSF; the protein is encoded by the coding sequence ATGGAGATCAAAAAGTGTGAAACGCTCGAAGAGCTGCGCAAAGAGGTGGACAAGGTCGACGAGATGATCGTGGAGCTGATCGCAGTGCGCAACGACTATATCAAGCAGGCGGCCAATTTCAAACATACCGTCGACGAAATCAAGGCGGACGAGCGGATCGAAGATGTGCTCAACCATGTGCGGCATAAAGCGCTGACACTCGGGGTCTCGCCCAACATGGTAGCCGACATCTACAAACAGATGATTGATGCGATGGTCGAGACGGAGATCGCCGAATTTCGCAACAGAGGCTCTTTTTGA